A genomic stretch from Canis lupus familiaris isolate Mischka breed German Shepherd chromosome 17, alternate assembly UU_Cfam_GSD_1.0, whole genome shotgun sequence includes:
- the ADRA2B gene encoding alpha-2B adrenergic receptor isoform X4 — protein MDHQEPYSVQATAAIAAVITFLILFTIFGNALVILAVLTSRSLRAPQNLFLVSLAAADILVATLIIPFSLANELLGYWYFRRTWCEVYLALDVLFCTSSIVHLCAISLDRYWAVSRALEYNSKRTPRRIKCIILTVWLIAAVISLPPLIYKGDQGPQPRGRPQCKLNQEAWYILASSIGSFFAPCLIMILVYLRIYLIAKRSHRRGPRAAGGRGEGESKQPHSVPTAASTKLPTLASLAASGEANGHSKPTGEKEEGDTSEDPGTPALPPSWSAVPNPGQSQKEGVCGASPEEEAEMEEGEEECEPQALPASPAAACSPPLRQPQGSRVLATLRGQLQPGCHLPTALQGAPWSLPVLLLDWLL, from the exons ATGGACCACCAGGAGCCCTACTCGGTGCAGGCCACCGCGGCCATCGCGGCGGTCATCACGTTCCTCATCCTCTTCACCATCTTCGGCAACGCGCTGGTCATCCTGGCCGTGTTGACGAGCCGCTCGCTGCGCGCCCCGCAGAACCTGTTCCTGGTGTCGCTGGCCGCAGCCGACATCCTGGTGGCCACGCTCATCATCCCCTTCTCGCTGGCCAACGAGCTGCTGGGCTACTGGTACTTCCGGCGCACGTGGTGCGAGGTGTACTTGGCGCTCGACGTGCTCTTCTGCACCTCGTCCATCGTGCACCTGTGCGCCATCAGCCTGGACCGCTACTGGGCCGTGAGTCGCGCGCTCGAGTACAACTCCAAGCGCACCCCGCGCCGCATCAAGTGCATCATCCTCACCGTGTGGCTCATCGCAGCGGTCATCTCCCTGCCGCCGCTTATCTACAAGGGCGACCAGGGGCCCCAGCCCCGCGGGCGCCCACAGTGCAAACTCAACCAAGAAGCCTGGTACATCCTGGCCTCTAGCATCGGCTCCTTCTTTGCACCCTGCCTCATCATGATCCTTGTCTACCTGCGCATCTACTTGATCGCCAAACGCAGTCACCGCAGAGGTCCCAGGgccgcggggggccgcggggagggtGAGTCCAAGCAGCCGCACTCGGTCCCCACGGCAGCTTCAACCAAACTGCCAACCCTGGCCTCTCTGGCTGCTTCTGGAGAGGCCAATGGACACTCGAAGCCtactggggagaaggaagagggcgATACCTCTGAAGATCCGGGGACCCCTGCCTTGCCACCCAGCTGGTCAGCCGTTCCCAACCCAGGCCAGAGTCAGAAGGAAGGCGTGTGTGGGGCATCTCCAGAGGAGGAAGCcgagatggaggaaggggaggaagagtgTGAGCCTCAGGCCTTACCGGCGTCTCCTGCGGCAGCTTGTAGCCCACCCCTGCGGCAGCCACAGGGTTCTCGGGTGCTGGCAACTCTACGTGGCCAG CTACAGCCTGGGTGCCATCTGCCCACAGCACTGCAAGGTGCCCCATGGTCTCTTCCAGTTCTTCTTCTGGATTGGCTACTGTAA
- the ADRA2B gene encoding alpha-2B adrenergic receptor isoform X1: MDHQEPYSVQATAAIAAVITFLILFTIFGNALVILAVLTSRSLRAPQNLFLVSLAAADILVATLIIPFSLANELLGYWYFRRTWCEVYLALDVLFCTSSIVHLCAISLDRYWAVSRALEYNSKRTPRRIKCIILTVWLIAAVISLPPLIYKGDQGPQPRGRPQCKLNQEAWYILASSIGSFFAPCLIMILVYLRIYLIAKRSHRRGPRAAGGRGEGESKQPHSVPTAASTKLPTLASLAASGEANGHSKPTGEKEEGDTSEDPGTPALPPSWSAVPNPGQSQKEGVCGASPEEEAEMEEGEEECEPQALPASPAAACSPPLRQPQGSRVLATLRGQVLLGRGVGTTSGQWWRRRAQLTREKRFTFVLAVVIGVFVLCWFPFFFSYSLGAICPQHCKVPHGLFQFFFWIGYCNSSLNPVIYTIFNQDFRRAFRRILCRQWTQTAW, translated from the coding sequence ATGGACCACCAGGAGCCCTACTCGGTGCAGGCCACCGCGGCCATCGCGGCGGTCATCACGTTCCTCATCCTCTTCACCATCTTCGGCAACGCGCTGGTCATCCTGGCCGTGTTGACGAGCCGCTCGCTGCGCGCCCCGCAGAACCTGTTCCTGGTGTCGCTGGCCGCAGCCGACATCCTGGTGGCCACGCTCATCATCCCCTTCTCGCTGGCCAACGAGCTGCTGGGCTACTGGTACTTCCGGCGCACGTGGTGCGAGGTGTACTTGGCGCTCGACGTGCTCTTCTGCACCTCGTCCATCGTGCACCTGTGCGCCATCAGCCTGGACCGCTACTGGGCCGTGAGTCGCGCGCTCGAGTACAACTCCAAGCGCACCCCGCGCCGCATCAAGTGCATCATCCTCACCGTGTGGCTCATCGCAGCGGTCATCTCCCTGCCGCCGCTTATCTACAAGGGCGACCAGGGGCCCCAGCCCCGCGGGCGCCCACAGTGCAAACTCAACCAAGAAGCCTGGTACATCCTGGCCTCTAGCATCGGCTCCTTCTTTGCACCCTGCCTCATCATGATCCTTGTCTACCTGCGCATCTACTTGATCGCCAAACGCAGTCACCGCAGAGGTCCCAGGgccgcggggggccgcggggagggtGAGTCCAAGCAGCCGCACTCGGTCCCCACGGCAGCTTCAACCAAACTGCCAACCCTGGCCTCTCTGGCTGCTTCTGGAGAGGCCAATGGACACTCGAAGCCtactggggagaaggaagagggcgATACCTCTGAAGATCCGGGGACCCCTGCCTTGCCACCCAGCTGGTCAGCCGTTCCCAACCCAGGCCAGAGTCAGAAGGAAGGCGTGTGTGGGGCATCTCCAGAGGAGGAAGCcgagatggaggaaggggaggaagagtgTGAGCCTCAGGCCTTACCGGCGTCTCCTGCGGCAGCTTGTAGCCCACCCCTGCGGCAGCCACAGGGTTCTCGGGTGCTGGCAACTCTACGTGGCCAGGTGCTCCTGGGCAGGGGTGTGGGCACCACGAGCGGGCAGTGGTGGCGTCGGCGGGCACAGCTGACCAGGGAGAAGCGGTTCACCTTTGTGCTGGCCGTGGTCATTGGTGTTTTTGTGCTCTGCTGGTTCCCTTTCTTCTTCAGCTACAGCCTGGGTGCCATCTGCCCACAGCACTGCAAGGTGCCCCATGGTCTCTTCCAGTTCTTCTTCTGGATTGGCTACTGTAACAGCTCGCTGAACCCTGTCATCTATACCATCTTTAACCAGGACTTTCGCCGTGCCTTCCGAAGGATCCTCTGCCGCCAGTGGACCCAGACGGCATGGTGA